One genomic window of Medicago truncatula cultivar Jemalong A17 chromosome 1, MtrunA17r5.0-ANR, whole genome shotgun sequence includes the following:
- the LOC11406492 gene encoding probable inactive receptor-like protein kinase At3g56050, with translation MTKSMNLSRALCFLIVCFLFLNLNLCCYSLNEEGNSLLKLKKRIISDPFGALSNWIDDEVSVDPCDWFGVECSDRNVVVLNLKDLCLEGTLAPELVNLVHIKSIILRNNSFYGTIPEEIVDLKQLEILDLGYNNFSGHLDANFGHNITSLAILLLDNNELLIGFSPKINELKMLSEYQVDKNQLINADKMSSCSERSITWHVHENEGPRSLQEYHQHHRRPYQYRHNRTSPLYRSFPSHSSSPSSDSPIQNASESPNKNASDSLPPLSKKNQVPIFAGVIIGGAVFLVISSIGIYLCKTNKLAIVRPWSTGISGQLQKALVTGVPKLNRSDLEAACEDFSNVIGNSPIGTLYKGTLSSGVEIAVASVSVTLSKSWTRTLETQFRKKIDTLSKVNHKNFVNLIGYCEEEEPFTRMLVFEYAPNGTLFEHLHIKEGEHLNWGPRLRIAMGMAYCLQHMHGLDPPVVLINLNSSSVHLTDDHAAKTSDLSFSNEIDSSEKKSDGRKHIDMMQSASPSSNVYSFGVLLFEIVTGRIPYSVDNSSHENWASHYLKWDKPLKEMVDPTLASYQEDQVEQVAELIRVCVDPDSDKRPTMKEVSEKLREITKMSPEIVVPKLSPLWWAEIEISSA, from the exons atGACCAAGAGCATGAATCTTTCTAGAGCTTTGTGCTTTCTTATTGTGTGCTTCTTGTTTCTTAACTTGAATTTGTGTTGCTATTCTTTGAATGAAGAAG GTAATAGTCTTTTGAAGTTGAAGAAGAGAATAATTAGTGACCCTTTTGGTGCTTTATCAAATTGGATTGATGATGAAGTTTCTGTTGACCCTTGTGATTGGTTTGGAGTTGAATGTTCAGATAGAAATGTTGTAGTCTT GAATTTGAAAGATCTTTGCCTTGAAGGAACTCTAGCACCAGAGCTTGTGAACCTTGTTCACATAAAATCTAT TATTTTAAGGAACAACTCTTTCTATGGAACCATACCTGAAGAAATTGTAGACTTGAAACAATTGGAGATTTTGGATTTGGGATATAACAACTTCAGTGGACATCTAGATGCTAATTTTGGTCATAATATCACATCACTAGCAATTCT TTTGCTTGACAACAATGAACTCCTTATTGGTTTCTCCCCCAAAATCAATGAACTGAAGATGCTTTCGGAGTATCAAGTAGATAAAAATCAGTTAATCAATGCAGATAAGATGTCATCTTGTTCTGAAAGATCCATCACATG GCATGTTCATGAAAATGAAGGTCCTAGGAGCCTGCAGGAATATCACCAACATCATCGTCGTCCTTATCAATACCGTCATAACCGTACTTCACCGCTCTATAGATCTTTTCCTTCACATTCTTCAAGTCCATCTTCGGATTCTCCTATTCAAAATGCTTCAGAATCTCCAAATAAAAATGCTTCTGATTCTCTTCCTCCACTGTCAAAGAAGAATCAAGTTCCTATTTTTGCTGGAGTAATTATTGGTGGtgctgtttttcttgttatttcAAGCATTGGTATATATCTTTGTAAAACCAATAAGTTAGCTATTGTTAGACCTTGGAGTACTGGAATAAGTGGACAGCTTCAGAAAGCACTTGTCACCG GTGTGCCAAAGCTAAATAGATCAGATCTTGAAGCAGCATGCGAAGATTTTAGCAATGTAATTGGTAATTCACCAATTGGTACATTGTACAAAGGAACTTTGTCTAGTGGAGTTGAAATTGCGGTAGCTTCTGTTTCTGTGACATTATCCAAGAGTTGGACAAGGACTTTAGAAACTCAATTTAGGAAGAAG ATAGACACATTATCAAAAGTGAACCACAAGAATTTTGTCAATCTTATTGGATATTGTGAAGAAGAAGAGCCTTTCACCAGAATGTTGGTTTTTGAATATGCCCCAAATGGAACACTATTTGAGCATTTACATA TAAAAGAAGGTGAGCACTTGAACTGGGGACCAAGACTTAGAATTGCAATGGGAATGGCTTACTGCCTACAACATATGCATGGATTGGACCCTCCTGTAGTCCTTATTAACCTGAATTCTTCATCCGTCCACCTAACCGATGACCACGCCGCGAAAACCTCAGATTTGAGTTTCTCCAACGAAATAGATTCATCTGAAAAGAAATCTGATGGTAGAAAACACATTGACATGATGCAATCAGCAAGTCCATCAAGTAATGTTTATAGCTTTGGTGTTTTATTATTCGAAATAGTTACCGGTCGAATTCCTTATTCGGTTGATAATAGCTCACATGAAAACTGGGCATCACATTATCTAAAATGGGACAAACCTCTTAAGGAAATGGTGGATCCAACTCTAGCATCTTACCAAGAAGATCAGGTGGAACAAGTTGCTGAATTGATAAGAGTTTGTGTTGATCCGGATTCGGACAAGAGACCGACGATGAAGGAAGTCAGTGAAAAATTGAGAGAGATAACAAAAATGTCACCTGAAATTGTAGTTCCAAAACTTTCTCCGCTCTGGTGGGCTGAGATTGAGATTTCTTCTGCATAA
- the LOC11410062 gene encoding mucin-2, which translates to MAKEASFCLLFLSSLLISCSGSLVGFSYHERGDTLTSFLQHSKVSSSQIRAFVTDHWILSTLTNSKLLVDLYLNKSQVEKFITSKPSAVSELKAQLVNFLPHLNIKSIIVSCGSECLLQNELPLIMHALKSIHSILSDLHISKEVKISVAFPLQVLRKLNASQEHEIRRLLSFIKETKSFVMIEDNIDGELRMDDHFVQTIIKRANLAASVLPCKDVPLVLTIKSSVIPSSIEVTQFSKRVSKYLEAKRIAALYVELHTTEDSSMKELKREEEGMFHLSRREILSKFHRRKIIDNTNSPTNTVYPTNPTPVITPSDTPTIIAVPSTNPVTISPTNPAAMPVTVPSTTPVVPLAPTTPTITPAPVFNPATTPTTVPGAPPVTSYPPPVTSYPPPLGNVPVVNPQQPPPSNTNAPSIQGQSWCVAKTGAPQASLQSALDYACGNGADCSQIQQGASCYSPVTLQNHASFAFNSYYQKKPAPTSCDFGGAAMLVSSNPSSGSCIYPSSSSSSSSTSTSPMISSPAPPTQSTSTSIPPPSLTTPSPSIPTIAPPTMSTAPSSIPTAPPTSSGTFGYGTPPSVLNSSNPASGTMPDFGSDSPPIVNTTSASHPRALKPFTGCIVLMIPFVTASLSMRL; encoded by the exons ATGGCCAAGGAAGCTTCTTTCTGTCTcttgtttctctcttctctcttaaTTTCATGTTCTG GATCTTTGGTGGGTTTTTCATATCATGAGAGAGGAGACACATTGACATCATTCCTCCAGCATAGCAAAGTTTCTTCGTCTCAGATTCGAGCTTTCGTCACAGATCATTGGATTTTGAGCACTCTTACCAACTCAAAACTGTTAGTTGATCTCTACTTAAACAAAAGCCAAGTTGAAAAATTCATTACTTCAAAACCTTCAGCAGTTTCTGAGCTAAAAGCTCAACTAGTGAACTTTCTTCCACATTTAAACATCAAAAGCATCATTGTTAGCTGTGGAAGTGAGTGCTTATTACAAAATGAGCTGCCTTTGATTATGCATGCTCttaaatcaattcattcaattcTCAGTGATCTTCACATAAGTAAAGAAGTAAAAATCTCGGTCGCATTTCCACTTCAAGTCTTAAGGAAGTTGAATGCATCACAAGAACACGAAATTCGTAGATTACTTTCATTTATAAAGGAAACGAAATCGTTTGTGATGATAGAAGACAACATTGATGGAGAATTAAGAATGGATGACCATTTTGTTCAAACTATTATCAAACGCGCTAATCTTGCCGCTTCTGTTCTTCCTTGCAAAGATGTTCCTTTGGTTCTTACAATCAAGAGTTCAGTTATACCAAGTTCAATAGAAGTAACTCAATTTAGTAAAAGAGTATCGAAATATTTAGAAGCAAAAAGAATAGCTGCATTATATGTAGAACTGCATACAACAGAAGATTCTTCAATGAAAGAGCTCAAAAGGGAAGAGGAAGGTATGTTTCATTTGTCTAGAAGAGAGATCTTAAGCAAATTCCACAGAAGAAAAATTATAGACAACACAAACAGTCCAACGAACACAGTTTACCCTACAAATCCAACACCGGTTATTACACCCTCAGATACACCAACCATTATAGcagttccttccacaaatcctGTCACAATTTCCCCTACAAATCCAGCTGCAATGCCAGTAACAGTTCCTTCAACTACACCTGTTGTTCCTTTAGCTCCAACAACTCCAACCATTACACCGGCACCGGTCTTCAATCCAGCTACAACTCCTACAACAGTTCCAGGTGCACCACCAGTAACATCTTATCCACCTCCAGTAACATCTTATCCACCTCCATTGGGAAATGTTCCAGTGGTAAACCCTCAACAGCCACCTCCTTCAAACACAAATGCTCCTTCTATTCAGGGACAGAGTTGGTGTGTGGCGAAAACAGGTGCTCCACAAGCTTCCCTTCAATCAGCATTGGATTATGCTTGTGGAAATGGTGCTGATTGTTCTCAAATACAACAGGGTGCAAGTTGTTACAGTCCTGTTACTTTGCAGAACCATGCTTCTTTTGCCTTCAACAGTTACTATCAAAAGAAGCCAGCTCCAACAAGTTGCGACTTTGGAGGCGCTGCTATGTTAGTTAGCTCAAATCCAA GTTCTGGTTCTTGCATTTATCCGTCATCATCTTCGTCGTCATCGTCAACCTCAACTTCACCAATGATATCATCTCCAGCACCACCTACACAATCAACTTCAACTTCAATACCACCACCAAGTCTAACAACACCTTCACCATCTATTCCAACAATAGCTCCACCAACAATGTCAACAGCTCCATCATCAATTCCAACAGCTCCACCAACATCTTCAGGCACTTTTGG CTATGGTACCCCACCTTCAGTGTTAAACTCAAGCAACCCAGCTTCAGGTACAATGCCAGATTTTGGGTCTGATAGCCCTCCTATTGTAAACACAACATCGGCCTCACACCCTCGAGCTCTGAAACCTTTTACTGGCTGTATAGTCTTGATGATTCCATTTGTCACTGCAAGCCTCAGCATGCGCCTATAG
- the LOC25485788 gene encoding nuclear envelope-associated protein 2, translating to MSISDKQASVDPLLKDLNDKKQSFRRNVVSLASELKELRSRLASQEQSYVKETLTRQEAETNAKVMELEIGKLQKKLEEKNEQLQVSTSSAEKHIKELDDLRTQLVITRATADSSAASTQSSQLQCFELQKELDEKNSSLREHEERVIRLGEQLDNLQKDLKSRESSQKQLRDEVFRIERDIMEALAKSGENKDCELRKILDEVSPKNIEKMNKLLVVKDDEIVRLKDEIKIMSAHWKLKTKELESQLEKQRRADQDLKKRVLKLEFCLQEARSQTRKLQRMGERRDKAIKELKDQLAGKQQTVSDAEKQNQNFWDTSGFKIVMSMSMLVLVVFSKR from the exons ATGTCAATTTCCGACAAACAAGCTTCAGTTGATCCTTTGTTAAAGgatttgaatgataaaaaacAAAGCTTTCGCCGAAACGTTGTGTCTTTAGCTTCTGAGTTGAAGGAGCTTCGGAGTCGTTTGGCTTCACAAGAACAATCATATGTTAAAGAAACTCTAACTAGACAG gAAGCAGAGACAAATGCCAAGGTTATGGAATTGGAAATTGGTAAATTGCAGaagaaattggaagaaaaaaatgagcAGCTTCAGGTTTCAACCTCTTCTGCTGAGAAG CACATaaaggagttggatgatcttagAACACAGCTCGTAATAACTAGAGCAACAGCAGATTCAAGTGCCGCATCAACTCAATCATCGCAGCTCCAATGTTTCGAACTTCAAAAAGAATTGGATGAGAAAAATAGTTCTCTAAGAGAGCACGAGGAACGCGTAATTAGACTAGGCGAGCAGCTTGATAATTTACAGAAGGATCTTAAGTCAAGGGAATCTTCGCAAAAGCAATTGAGAGATGAAGTTTTCAGAATTGAGCGCGATATTATGGAGGCTCTTGCAAAATCCGGGGAGAACAAGGATTGTGAACTGCGAAAAATATTGGATGAGGTTTCTCCTAAGAATATAGAGAAGATGAATAAGCTACTGGTTGTTAAGGATGATGAAATAGTTAGACTTAAGGATGAAATTAAGATCATGTCTGCTCATTGGAAGCTCAAGACTAAGGAGTTAGAATCACAG CTGGAGAAACAACGGCGTGCTGATCAGGATCTGAAGAAGAGAGTGTTGAAGTTGGAATTCTGTCTGCAGGAAGCTCGTTCTCAGACACGCAAACTCCAAAGG ATGGGAGAGCGACGGGACAAAGCTATTAAAGAACTTAAAGATCAATTAGCAGGAAAGCAACAAACAGTTTCGGATGCCGAAAAGCAAAATCAGAATTTCTGGGACACCTCTGGATTCAAAATTGTGATGTCTATGTCCATGCTAGTCTTGGTGGTATTTTCAAAGCGGTGA
- the LOC25485789 gene encoding pentatricopeptide repeat-containing protein At5g64320, mitochondrial encodes MFRSMAIKFPSLPHHTRFLKWVFLSSTSTQQIPQTIQIVNPNKYSSEFDKNINFLRNKLGPDSLIQVLNRTSDLNSAVKIFIWASIQKSFHHTSNTYFEIILKLGLAGNVLEMENFVHNMVKNRFQGVEKALVSLIHTFVEHCRIKEGLVVLVNMNSGGYKPPIQVFNALLGAIVKEESGDFQNALLVYKEMVKAGVLPTVDTLNCLLEILFTIDRVDLALDQFRRMNNKGCSPNSKTFEILVKGLIENGQVDEAVAVLEEMLKLECQPDLSFYTCTIPLFCRENKVEEGVRLFRMMKDSDLVPEALIYEALIQCLCKNLKLDSAVNLINEMIESGILPNENVFVHMINCYCELGKIDEAIMFLEDKQVSETAPFNVLLEGCCNAGKILVANVLLETMTDRNIADCQSWNIVIRRLCENEETEKAYTLLGRMIKFSVVLDGSTYSALVLGNCRVREYDEAMELFRRICARCWSLDITSYTELVDGLCDDINRCQHAIEVFYYMSKKQFSLHSFSFYKLIKCVCDSGQANKAINLWQLAYYCGISCCNVTQTTIMHELSKSDKAENLLAFLSQILIVGGSLDTEAYCILINGMIKQSLVKECVLFFNMMVNEGLIPDPDKLFDQLSFIANNSLLSMISSAIETISDSEKLSSKSYSLLIAGLWKEGKEHEARRLLDVMLKKGWLPDTATHKLLIGSDDREGRSQVMLLFDDSDSVNDILAEGLGN; translated from the coding sequence ATGTTTCGTTCTATGGCAATAAAGTTCCCATCTTTGCCACACCACACTCGATTCCTCAAATGGGTTTTCCTCTCTTCAACCAGCACTCAACAAATTCCACAAACCATACAAATTGTAAACCCCAACAAATATTCATCTGAATTCgataaaaatattaactttttgaGAAATAAGCTTGGCCCAGATAGTTTAATTCAAGTTTTGAACCGTACAAGTGATTTAAACTCAGCAGTGAAGATTTTCATATGGGCTTCAATACAGAAGAGTTTTCACCACACCTCTAATACTTATTTTGAGATCATTTTGAAACTGGGTTTAGCTGGAAATGTTTTGGAGATGGAGAATTTTGTTCATAACATGGTGAAGAATAGGTTTCAAGGTGTTGAAAAAGCACTTGTATCATTGATTCACACGTTTGTTGAACATTGTAGGATTAAAGAAGGGTTAGTAGTTTTAGTGAACATGAATTCGGGGGGTTATAAGCCTCCAATTCAAGTTTTTAATGCTTTGTTAGGTGCTATTGTGAAAGAAGAAAGTGGAGACTTTCAAAATGCTTTGCTTGTTTATAAAGAGATGGTGAAGGCAGGAGTCCTGCCGACAGTCGATACTTTGAATTGTTTGTTGGAGATATTGTTTACAATCGATCGGGTTGACCTTGCTTTGGATCAGTTTAGAAGAATGAACAATAAAGGATGTAGTCCGAATAGTAAGACCTTTGAGATACTTGTAAAGGGTTTGATCGAAAATGGTCAAGTGGATGAAGCTGTAGCTGTTTTAGAGGAAATGCTTAAACTAGAATGTCAACCGGATTTGAGCTTTTATACCTGCACCATACCTCTCTTTTGCAGGGAAAATAAAGTAGAGGAAGGAGTGAGGTTGTTTAGAATGATGAAAGATTCTGATCTTGTGCCAGAAGCTTTGATTTATGAGGCTCTAATACAGTGCTTGTGCAAAAACTTGAAGTTGGATTCTGCGGTAAACCTCATAAATGAAATGATAGAAAGTGGTATACTGCcaaatgaaaatgtttttgttcataTGATAAATTGCTATTGTGAATTAGGGAAAATAGACGAGGCTATAATGTTTTTAGAGGATAAGCAAGTTAGTGAAACTGCTCCTTTCAATGTATTGCTTGAAGGTTGTTGCAATGCTGGTAAAATTCTGGTAGCAAATGTTCTGCTGGAAACAATGACAGATAGAAACATTGCTGATTGTCAATCTTGGAATATTGTCATTAGACGGCTTTGTGAGAATGAAGAGACGGAGAAAGCATACACACTTCTTGGCAGAATGATCAAATTCTCAGTTGTGCTTGATGGTTCAACATATTCAGCTCTTGTGCTTGGCAATTGTAGAGTGAGAGAGTATGATGAAGCAATGGAACTGTTTCGTCGAATTTGTGCTAGATGTTGGAGTTTAGATATTACCTCTTATACAGAACTAGTAGATGGCCTTTGTGATGACATCAACCGTTGTCAACATGCCATTGAAGTGTTTTACTATATGTCAAAGAAGCAATTCTCTCTTCATTCCTTCTCCTTCTACAAGTTGATCAAATGTGTTTGCGACTCAGGACAGGCCAACAAAGCCATAAACCTATGGCAATTAGCTTATTATTGTGGTATTTCTTGCTGTAATGTCACACAAACTACTATCATGCATGAGTTGTCTAAATCAGATAAGGCAGAAAATCTGTTAGCATTCCTCTCACAAATCTTGATAGTGGGAGGAAGTCTTGACACAGAAGCATATTGTATCCTTATCAATGGCATGATTAAACAAAGTCTAGTAAAGgaatgtgttttgtttttcaatatgATGGTCAATGAAGGTTTGATACCTGATCCAGACAAACTATTTGATCAACTTTCATTCATAGCCAATAATTCTCTGTTATCGATGATTTCCAGTGCCATTGAAACAATTTCCGACAGCGAAAAATTGAGCTCGAAATCATATAGCTTACTCATAGCTGGCCTGTGGAAAGAGGGTAAGGAACATGAGGCCCGACGATTGCTTGATGTGATGCTGAAAAAGGGTTGGCTTCCTGATACGGCCACTCATAAATTATTGATTGGATCTGATGATAGAGAAGGAAGAAGTCAAGTAATGTTGTTGTTTGATGATTCTGATTCTGTTAACGATATACTTGCAGAAGGCCTTGgaaattga